One Glycine max cultivar Williams 82 chromosome 6, Glycine_max_v4.0, whole genome shotgun sequence DNA segment encodes these proteins:
- the LOC100793963 gene encoding proton pump-interactor 1 isoform X2, which produces MAVEVVGFEMVQGPVENGAKEDKSISEKTENGKLEQDTGVAEPTKFGSHGDESAKPEANVVSDANVPKDAVDDWPAPRQIHSFYFVRFRPYDDPNIKAKLEKYDKEISQENQARIQVTDALRAKRTERAGCISQIKSLKGDNRQFQSIVDEKIKEIEPLQQALGKLRTANNAGRGVGLCSSEEELNNLINSLHYRIQHESIPFAEEKQILREIKQLEGTREKVIANAAMRAKVQDSMGQKEAIQDQVKLIGGDLDGVKKERQAIRSKIKQLEDTVKALDKDIQSLQDELGAVTEKREKAYESIQQQRKQRDQGNSYFYQSRTILNKARELAAKKDINAIEELAQTEVEKAMSLWNSDKSFRDDYEKRLLPSLDMRQLCRDGRMRNPDEKPLLEEPKPAETDTLPKSSVKQPKEEEPKSSPPETVPEQKIQKETKKKGKDLKSNLNKVLEDTDEYEFELPKVNKEPPIDPEKLKEMKREEEIAKAKQALERKKKQAEKAAAKAATRAQKEAEKKLKVREKKAKKVAGGTGAVPSPEEPANEAVEVAEQKTDDSMEASAPAKEKVPKESSVKFRNRAKALKGPDTIPKAIMKRKRSNYDDWIWIASCVFLVLSALVFAYIILS; this is translated from the exons ATGGCAGTTGAGGTTGTGGGATTTGAGATGGTTCAAGGGCCAGTGGAGAATGGTGCTAAAGAAGACAAATCTATTTCAGAAAAAACTGAAAATGGGAAATTGGAACAAGACACAGGAGTTGCTGAGCCAACAAAATTTGGGTCACATGGAGATGAATCTGCTAAACCAGAAGCAAATGTTGTTTCAGATGCCAATGTCCCCAAAGATGCAGTTGACGATTGGCCTGCGCCAAGGCAGAtacattctttttattttgttaggtTCCGGCCTTATGATGATCCCAACATTAAAGCAAAACTTGAGAAGTATGATAAAGAGATTAGCCAGGAAAATCAAGCACGAATTCAGGTCACTGATGCTTTAAGGGCAAAAAGG ACAGAACGAGCAGGGTGTATTTCTCAGATTAAGTCTCTAAAAGGTGACAATAGGCAATTTCAGAGCATTgttgatgaaaaaattaaagagattgAACCTCTGCAGCAGGCACTGGGCAAGCTGCGTACTGCAAATAATGCTGGTCGGGGTGTTGGATTATGCTCATCTGAGGAGGAGCTTAACAATCTT ATTAATAGCTTGCACTACCGCATACAACATGAAAGCATTCCGTTTGCTGAAGAAAAACAAATCCTTCGAGAAATTAAACAGCTAGAGGGGACAAGGGAGAAGGTTATTGCTAATGCTGCCATGAGAGCCAAAGTACAAGATTCTATGGGGCAGAAAGAAGCCATTCAAGATCAGGTTAAG CTTATAGGTGGTGATTTGGATGGAGTCAAAAAGGAGAGGCAAGCAATCCGGTCCAAAATCAAGCAACTTGAAGATACAGTAAAAGCCTTAGACAAGGATATTCAGTCTTTACAGGATGAACTAGGAGCTGTTACTGAAAAGAGGGAAAAAGCTTATGAGAGCATTCAGCAGCAAAGAAAACAACGCGATCAGGGG AACTCCTACTTCTACCAAAGTCGTACAATTTTGAACAAAGCACGGGAGCTTGCTGCAAAGAAAGATATTAATGCGATTGAGGAACTGGCACAAACTGAG GTTGAGAAAGCTATGTCACTCTGGAACAGTGACAAATCCTTTAGGGATGACTATGAGAAAAGACTTTTGCCATCACTGGACATGCGACAATTATGTAGGGATGGACGGATGAGGAACCCAGATGAAAAGCCACTGCTGGAAGAACCGAAACCTGCCGAAACTGATACATTGCCGAAAAGCAGTGTAAAACAGCCAAAGGAGGAGGAGCCTAAATCATCTCCACCAGAAACTGTGCCTGAGCAGAAGATTCAGaaagaaaccaaaaagaaaggaaaagatttGAAATCCAATCTGAACAAGGTTTTAGAAGACACTGatgaatatgaatttgaattGCCAAAGGTGAATAAGGAGCCTCCGATTGATCCAGAAAAGCTGAAGGAGATGAAAAGAGAAGAGGAAATCGCGAAAGCGAAGCAGGCTttggaaaggaagaaaaaacaagCGGAGAAAGCTGCAGCCAAAGCAGCTACCAGAGCACAAAAGGAAGCTGAGAAGAAGCTCAAG GTACGTGAGAAGAAAGCGAAGAAGGTGGCTGGTGGCACTGGAGCTGTTCCAAGTCCTGAGGAACCAGCAAATGAAGCTGTGGAGGTTGCTGAACAGAAGACCGATGATAGCATGGAAGCCTCAGCTCCGGCGAAGGAGAAGGTCCCAAAGGAGAGCAGTGTTAAGTTCAGGAATCGAGCCAAAGCACTGAAAGGCCCCGACACTATCCCAAAAGCTATTATGAAGAGGAAAAGGTCTAACTACGACGACTGGATATGGATTGCATCTTGTGTTTTTCTTGTCCTGTCTGCGTTGGTGTTTGCATACATTATTCTTTCTTGA
- the LOC100793963 gene encoding proton pump-interactor 1 isoform X1, with translation MGVTPLDHAVFLDPAPFDNVKNRLVGADNACLDLCQKGCPVVGAMAVEVVGFEMVQGPVENGAKEDKSISEKTENGKLEQDTGVAEPTKFGSHGDESAKPEANVVSDANVPKDAVDDWPAPRQIHSFYFVRFRPYDDPNIKAKLEKYDKEISQENQARIQVTDALRAKRTERAGCISQIKSLKGDNRQFQSIVDEKIKEIEPLQQALGKLRTANNAGRGVGLCSSEEELNNLINSLHYRIQHESIPFAEEKQILREIKQLEGTREKVIANAAMRAKVQDSMGQKEAIQDQVKLIGGDLDGVKKERQAIRSKIKQLEDTVKALDKDIQSLQDELGAVTEKREKAYESIQQQRKQRDQGNSYFYQSRTILNKARELAAKKDINAIEELAQTEVEKAMSLWNSDKSFRDDYEKRLLPSLDMRQLCRDGRMRNPDEKPLLEEPKPAETDTLPKSSVKQPKEEEPKSSPPETVPEQKIQKETKKKGKDLKSNLNKVLEDTDEYEFELPKVNKEPPIDPEKLKEMKREEEIAKAKQALERKKKQAEKAAAKAATRAQKEAEKKLKVREKKAKKVAGGTGAVPSPEEPANEAVEVAEQKTDDSMEASAPAKEKVPKESSVKFRNRAKALKGPDTIPKAIMKRKRSNYDDWIWIASCVFLVLSALVFAYIILS, from the exons ATGGGGGTGACACCACTAGATCACGCGGTGTTCCTCGATCCAGCTCCCTTCGACAATGTGAAGAACAGACTCGTCGGGGCCGACAATGCTTGTCTTGATTTATGTCAAAAGG GTTGTCCTGTAGTTGGAGCTATGGCAGTTGAGGTTGTGGGATTTGAGATGGTTCAAGGGCCAGTGGAGAATGGTGCTAAAGAAGACAAATCTATTTCAGAAAAAACTGAAAATGGGAAATTGGAACAAGACACAGGAGTTGCTGAGCCAACAAAATTTGGGTCACATGGAGATGAATCTGCTAAACCAGAAGCAAATGTTGTTTCAGATGCCAATGTCCCCAAAGATGCAGTTGACGATTGGCCTGCGCCAAGGCAGAtacattctttttattttgttaggtTCCGGCCTTATGATGATCCCAACATTAAAGCAAAACTTGAGAAGTATGATAAAGAGATTAGCCAGGAAAATCAAGCACGAATTCAGGTCACTGATGCTTTAAGGGCAAAAAGG ACAGAACGAGCAGGGTGTATTTCTCAGATTAAGTCTCTAAAAGGTGACAATAGGCAATTTCAGAGCATTgttgatgaaaaaattaaagagattgAACCTCTGCAGCAGGCACTGGGCAAGCTGCGTACTGCAAATAATGCTGGTCGGGGTGTTGGATTATGCTCATCTGAGGAGGAGCTTAACAATCTT ATTAATAGCTTGCACTACCGCATACAACATGAAAGCATTCCGTTTGCTGAAGAAAAACAAATCCTTCGAGAAATTAAACAGCTAGAGGGGACAAGGGAGAAGGTTATTGCTAATGCTGCCATGAGAGCCAAAGTACAAGATTCTATGGGGCAGAAAGAAGCCATTCAAGATCAGGTTAAG CTTATAGGTGGTGATTTGGATGGAGTCAAAAAGGAGAGGCAAGCAATCCGGTCCAAAATCAAGCAACTTGAAGATACAGTAAAAGCCTTAGACAAGGATATTCAGTCTTTACAGGATGAACTAGGAGCTGTTACTGAAAAGAGGGAAAAAGCTTATGAGAGCATTCAGCAGCAAAGAAAACAACGCGATCAGGGG AACTCCTACTTCTACCAAAGTCGTACAATTTTGAACAAAGCACGGGAGCTTGCTGCAAAGAAAGATATTAATGCGATTGAGGAACTGGCACAAACTGAG GTTGAGAAAGCTATGTCACTCTGGAACAGTGACAAATCCTTTAGGGATGACTATGAGAAAAGACTTTTGCCATCACTGGACATGCGACAATTATGTAGGGATGGACGGATGAGGAACCCAGATGAAAAGCCACTGCTGGAAGAACCGAAACCTGCCGAAACTGATACATTGCCGAAAAGCAGTGTAAAACAGCCAAAGGAGGAGGAGCCTAAATCATCTCCACCAGAAACTGTGCCTGAGCAGAAGATTCAGaaagaaaccaaaaagaaaggaaaagatttGAAATCCAATCTGAACAAGGTTTTAGAAGACACTGatgaatatgaatttgaattGCCAAAGGTGAATAAGGAGCCTCCGATTGATCCAGAAAAGCTGAAGGAGATGAAAAGAGAAGAGGAAATCGCGAAAGCGAAGCAGGCTttggaaaggaagaaaaaacaagCGGAGAAAGCTGCAGCCAAAGCAGCTACCAGAGCACAAAAGGAAGCTGAGAAGAAGCTCAAG GTACGTGAGAAGAAAGCGAAGAAGGTGGCTGGTGGCACTGGAGCTGTTCCAAGTCCTGAGGAACCAGCAAATGAAGCTGTGGAGGTTGCTGAACAGAAGACCGATGATAGCATGGAAGCCTCAGCTCCGGCGAAGGAGAAGGTCCCAAAGGAGAGCAGTGTTAAGTTCAGGAATCGAGCCAAAGCACTGAAAGGCCCCGACACTATCCCAAAAGCTATTATGAAGAGGAAAAGGTCTAACTACGACGACTGGATATGGATTGCATCTTGTGTTTTTCTTGTCCTGTCTGCGTTGGTGTTTGCATACATTATTCTTTCTTGA